One genomic segment of Corynebacterium durum includes these proteins:
- a CDS encoding tRNA adenosine deaminase-associated protein, protein MGDPASVAPGVTDAGATLDGHEPDLCFAVTVTRNGTDWTVNSLKSCFSRIDDTIEAVQRLGSENPTFAMLCVDDEYFIIVRPTPSRVHLLLSDATMAVDDNLASSVLDAMGAQTPEMTEEELDRLDPWAEGDLSILADLGLSEQVMSVICDDSELWASEQLLRIAAELGFESELSAAADLDLD, encoded by the coding sequence ATGGGTGACCCCGCATCGGTTGCCCCCGGTGTCACGGATGCAGGCGCGACCTTAGACGGACACGAACCTGACCTCTGCTTTGCCGTCACTGTCACCCGAAACGGCACCGACTGGACGGTCAACTCCCTGAAAAGCTGCTTCAGTCGCATCGACGACACCATCGAAGCTGTTCAGAGGCTTGGCTCGGAAAACCCCACCTTTGCCATGCTGTGCGTTGACGACGAGTACTTCATCATCGTCCGCCCCACCCCCTCCCGCGTCCACCTCCTGCTTTCCGACGCCACGATGGCCGTGGACGATAACCTCGCCTCCAGCGTCCTTGACGCCATGGGTGCCCAAACCCCCGAAATGACGGAGGAAGAACTCGACCGCCTCGATCCCTGGGCCGAAGGCGACCTGAGCATCCTTGCCGACCTGGGGCTCAGCGAACAAGTGATGTCCGTCATCTGCGATGACTCTGAACTTTGGGCCTCCGAACAACTGCTCCGCATCGCCGCTGAACTCGGGTTTGAATCTGAACTCTCCGCTGCCGCAGACCTGGACCTGGATTAG
- a CDS encoding nucleoside deaminase: protein MTLPREAGLVRDERYMRRALEVARSTPRDDVPVGAVIFGPDGRELGYGTNRREADQDPIAHAEILAIQAAVRSYGDGWRLTDCTLAVTLEPCAMCAGALVGARLGRLVFGAYEPKTGACGSAFDIVRDPSVLHKLEVRGGVLERECADLLKVFFSSLR, encoded by the coding sequence ATGACCCTGCCGCGCGAAGCCGGGCTCGTGCGCGATGAACGCTACATGCGCCGCGCACTTGAGGTTGCCCGCAGCACACCGCGTGACGACGTCCCGGTGGGCGCCGTAATATTCGGACCTGACGGGCGGGAACTCGGTTACGGCACCAATCGCCGCGAAGCTGACCAAGACCCCATCGCCCATGCCGAAATTCTGGCCATCCAAGCGGCCGTCCGTTCTTATGGGGACGGGTGGCGGCTCACCGACTGCACTCTCGCCGTCACCCTCGAACCTTGTGCGATGTGCGCCGGTGCGCTCGTTGGTGCGCGACTGGGGCGACTCGTCTTTGGGGCATACGAACCGAAAACAGGTGCGTGTGGATCGGCTTTTGACATTGTTCGCGACCCCTCTGTACTGCATAAACTCGAAGTGCGGGGCGGGGTTCTCGAACGAGAATGTGCTGATCTCTTGAAAGTTTTCTTCAGCTCATTACGCTAG
- a CDS encoding CsbD family protein — protein sequence MSNFGDKIRKQGDELKEKFDDAADKFKDSKLGEQVSEGIDKARDKAEEAAGKLKDKFNRG from the coding sequence ATGAGTAACTTTGGAGACAAGATCCGCAAGCAAGGCGACGAACTGAAAGAAAAATTCGACGACGCAGCCGACAAGTTCAAAGACTCGAAACTTGGTGAACAGGTCAGCGAAGGCATAGACAAAGCTAGAGACAAAGCCGAAGAAGCCGCAGGTAAACTCAAGGACAAGTTCAACCGGGGGTAG
- a CDS encoding CsbD family protein, translating into MGDLGDKAQEFGGKAKEGIGEAVGNDDLANEGRADQAKAEVKEKLSEAGDAVKGAADKVLGHFKKDD; encoded by the coding sequence ATGGGTGATCTCGGAGACAAGGCACAAGAATTCGGCGGAAAAGCCAAAGAAGGAATCGGCGAAGCCGTAGGCAACGACGACCTGGCCAACGAGGGCCGTGCCGACCAGGCGAAAGCAGAGGTCAAGGAAAAGCTCAGCGAAGCTGGGGACGCCGTCAAAGGTGCCGCCGACAAGGTTCTTGGGCACTTCAAAAAAGACGATTAG
- a CDS encoding PLDc N-terminal domain-containing protein gives MNPLVPTTYDVIMSLIFIASAILTISVIILIARSEASSTAKAMAGLAVIILPIIGPVAYLVYRRASLKDH, from the coding sequence ATGAATCCGCTCGTCCCCACTACATACGACGTGATCATGAGCCTGATCTTCATCGCGTCCGCCATTCTCACTATAAGCGTGATCATCCTTATCGCCCGATCCGAGGCCTCCTCCACAGCAAAGGCAATGGCTGGACTGGCTGTAATCATCTTGCCCATTATTGGGCCGGTGGCGTACCTGGTGTATCGCCGCGCATCTTTGAAAGATCATTAA
- a CDS encoding SMI1/KNR4 family protein, translating into MSSLTSRYYDTLLRHLSTKDRAAFLELPGAEEDDITQVLEAYPNAPVDVIELLRLRDGTPFELPILGWHNGDFWEGYSLNSCRDIIGNKSRESIIDFYGIDYIESEGDEIFDPRIDVTIPMFRRLFFAADTTFYQLYVDVDPAPGGTVGQVIRFAGDGDEWLVIAPSFADYLQQVIDAYGYP; encoded by the coding sequence ATGTCCTCGCTCACAAGTAGATACTACGATACGCTGCTGCGGCACTTGTCAACCAAGGATCGAGCTGCATTTTTAGAGCTGCCGGGAGCTGAAGAGGACGACATTACGCAGGTTCTGGAAGCGTATCCGAACGCGCCAGTTGATGTGATTGAGCTGCTGCGATTGCGCGATGGAACGCCTTTTGAGTTGCCAATTTTGGGGTGGCATAACGGGGATTTTTGGGAGGGTTATAGTCTCAATTCGTGTCGGGATATTATTGGGAATAAATCGCGAGAAAGTATTATTGACTTTTACGGAATTGACTATATTGAATCCGAAGGCGATGAAATTTTCGACCCCCGCATTGATGTCACAATTCCCATGTTTCGTCGCTTATTCTTTGCGGCCGATACGACGTTCTATCAGTTGTATGTGGATGTTGATCCGGCGCCCGGCGGCACGGTGGGGCAGGTGATTCGCTTCGCGGGCGACGGCGACGAGTGGTTAGTCATTGCACCCAGCTTCGCGGACTACCTACAGCAGGTCATTGATGCCTATGGGTACCCCTGA
- a CDS encoding MMPL family transporter — MAQLLFKLGRWSFRWKWIVIVAWLLIFVAVWAAQTSLQRGFNDQFAIPGTPSEKAVELLQENFPDVRNPVEATGVTMVFAAPEGHTLTEEQYTKAIDEVIASLDANLDGIIDRTRYGNPVTLSPQLEKMVIDQTTSMGLPENIAHVDAANLALLSTDKRVGYTTFSLDVPSPADVTDEQRAAIRSAMDVGREKGLTVETGGAAFGDPLNIKTTSEAIGVGIAFIVLIFTFGSVVAAGLPLITAIFGVGLGSMSILLATHWVNLNNVTPVLAVMLGLAVGIDYALFILSRYRAEYRRMPRDQAAGMAVGTAGSAVVFAGLTVVIALVALSIVNIPFLTYMGLSAALTVSIAVLVALTFVPALLGVVGKYAFGIKIPGVGGNAWSKKSTRDPSQRRSKGRMWVTFVQKVPALILTVVVLGLGALTAPVMRLELSLPNDTLSNLDTTQRKSADLLKDAFGPGINAPFLIVVDGNNVNPDSQVLAPLIEAQEAEAQRNNKPFDRKAAAAAASFIYVAQRFNGNVDVKHAQLVAANEKVTAAQLMLTPNSGPADEATSKLMSSLRAQEAEIEYSTGVNIGITGLTPIQRDVTQRLSDAMPLYLAVVVGLAIFLLLLIFRSIMVPLIAGLGFLLSVGAAFGTTVLFWQEGLGGFVNTPGPLISFMPIFLIGVTFGLAMDYQVFLVSRMREYYAHHRGIPTPGSKYNAVEESVIEGYTLGSRVVTSAALIMIAVFIAFIDQPLPFIQVFGFALGMGVLFDAFFIRMGLIPASMFLLGRATWWIPRWLDRILPTLDIEGTKLEKQWEQYREQEERDAEPDYDLVPERA; from the coding sequence GTGGCCCAGTTGCTGTTTAAGCTGGGGCGTTGGTCTTTTCGGTGGAAATGGATTGTGATCGTCGCCTGGCTGCTGATCTTCGTGGCGGTCTGGGCGGCGCAAACGTCCCTCCAGCGTGGATTTAACGACCAGTTCGCCATCCCCGGCACCCCCTCGGAAAAGGCCGTGGAGCTGCTACAGGAGAACTTCCCAGACGTACGCAACCCCGTCGAAGCAACGGGCGTGACCATGGTGTTTGCCGCCCCAGAGGGCCATACCCTGACGGAGGAGCAGTACACCAAGGCGATTGATGAGGTGATCGCCTCCCTGGACGCGAACCTGGACGGCATTATTGACCGAACTCGTTACGGCAATCCAGTAACGCTCAGCCCCCAGCTGGAAAAAATGGTGATCGACCAGACCACCTCCATGGGGCTGCCAGAGAATATCGCGCATGTCGACGCCGCGAACCTCGCCCTGCTCAGCACCGATAAACGCGTCGGCTACACCACATTCAGCCTGGATGTGCCCTCGCCTGCGGACGTGACGGACGAACAGCGCGCCGCGATCCGTTCCGCTATGGATGTGGGCCGCGAGAAGGGTCTGACCGTGGAAACCGGCGGAGCGGCGTTTGGTGACCCCCTGAATATTAAGACCACCAGTGAAGCCATCGGCGTGGGCATTGCCTTTATCGTGCTGATCTTCACTTTTGGGTCGGTGGTGGCTGCGGGGCTTCCACTGATCACCGCCATCTTTGGCGTGGGACTTGGCAGCATGTCTATTCTGCTGGCCACCCACTGGGTGAACCTCAACAACGTCACGCCCGTCCTGGCGGTGATGTTGGGCCTAGCGGTGGGCATCGACTACGCCCTATTTATCCTCTCCCGGTATCGCGCCGAGTACAGACGCATGCCGCGTGACCAAGCGGCAGGCATGGCGGTGGGAACCGCAGGTTCCGCCGTGGTGTTTGCTGGGCTGACGGTGGTGATTGCGCTAGTGGCGCTGTCCATTGTGAACATTCCATTCCTCACCTACATGGGGCTTTCCGCCGCCCTCACGGTCAGTATCGCAGTGCTGGTGGCGTTGACGTTTGTACCGGCGCTGCTGGGCGTGGTGGGCAAGTACGCGTTTGGCATCAAGATTCCGGGTGTTGGCGGTAATGCGTGGAGCAAGAAATCCACCCGCGACCCCTCACAACGCCGGTCCAAAGGCCGGATGTGGGTGACCTTTGTGCAGAAAGTCCCGGCGCTGATCCTCACCGTTGTGGTGCTGGGGTTGGGCGCGTTGACGGCCCCGGTGATGCGTCTGGAACTGTCGTTGCCCAATGACACTCTGTCCAACCTGGATACGACCCAGCGTAAATCCGCCGATCTGCTCAAAGATGCCTTCGGTCCCGGCATCAACGCGCCCTTCTTGATCGTTGTGGACGGCAACAATGTCAACCCTGATTCTCAGGTATTGGCACCGCTGATCGAGGCCCAGGAAGCCGAAGCGCAGCGTAACAACAAGCCCTTTGACCGCAAAGCCGCCGCAGCAGCAGCGTCGTTTATTTACGTGGCGCAGCGTTTCAACGGCAACGTGGATGTGAAACACGCCCAGCTAGTTGCCGCCAACGAGAAAGTCACAGCCGCGCAGTTGATGCTCACCCCGAACTCGGGTCCGGCGGATGAGGCTACCTCTAAACTCATGAGTTCCTTGCGTGCTCAGGAAGCCGAAATCGAATACTCCACCGGCGTGAACATCGGCATTACCGGGCTCACGCCAATCCAGCGCGATGTGACGCAACGCCTCTCCGACGCCATGCCGCTGTACCTGGCCGTGGTGGTGGGCTTGGCCATCTTCCTGCTGCTCCTGATTTTCCGATCCATCATGGTGCCGCTCATTGCGGGCTTGGGCTTCCTGCTCTCTGTTGGCGCGGCCTTTGGTACTACAGTGCTGTTCTGGCAGGAGGGACTCGGCGGGTTCGTGAACACCCCTGGGCCGCTGATCTCCTTCATGCCCATCTTCCTGATCGGCGTGACGTTCGGCCTGGCCATGGACTACCAAGTTTTCCTGGTCTCCCGCATGCGGGAATACTACGCTCACCACCGCGGCATACCAACGCCTGGGTCGAAATACAACGCAGTCGAGGAATCGGTCATTGAGGGCTACACACTGGGGAGCCGCGTGGTGACCTCAGCGGCGCTCATCATGATTGCTGTGTTCATCGCCTTTATCGACCAGCCGTTGCCGTTCATCCAGGTCTTCGGCTTCGCGCTTGGCATGGGTGTGCTTTTCGATGCGTTCTTTATCCGCATGGGCCTGATCCCCGCCTCCATGTTCCTGCTTGGGCGCGCCACCTGGTGGATTCCCCGCTGGCTTGACCGCATCCTGCCCACCCTGGACATTGAGGGCACCAAGCTGGAAAAACAGTGGGAACAGTACCGCGAACAGGAAGAACGTGATGCGGAACCCGACTATGACCTAGTGCCTGAGCGCGCCTGA
- the tgt gene encoding tRNA guanosine(34) transglycosylase Tgt: MTEGTFHDTTFELGTRLEATPRNGDGGHGARHGRTGVIHTPHGDIATPAFIPVGTKASVKTLTPEQVRDAGAQAVLSNAYHLYLQPGPDIVDEAGGVAAFENWHGPTYTDSGGFQVMSLGVGFKKVLAMSTEGLKEHDIRARGKDRWAHVDEEGVNFRSVIDGSKHRFTPEISMQIQHQLGADIMFAFDELTTLLDTRLYQEQSVERTHRWAQRCLDEHDRLTRARVDKPLQSLWGVVQGAQYEDLRRQAARGLVELSDAAEAEGRRGFGGYGIGGALEKENLGTIVSWVCDELPELKPRHLLGISEPDDLFVAVEAGADTFDCVAPTRLGRRGGVYTLDGRINLTNARFTRDFTPIDAELGGYVSENYTRAYIHHLLKAKEFLAGTLCTLHNLHFMIGLVDKIRWSIDNGDYEAFRDDFLGRYYATGGRAQ, from the coding sequence ATGACTGAAGGTACCTTTCACGACACCACTTTTGAACTGGGCACTCGCCTGGAGGCAACACCCCGTAACGGCGATGGGGGCCATGGTGCACGCCACGGTCGTACCGGGGTGATCCACACCCCGCACGGTGATATTGCCACCCCAGCGTTTATTCCGGTGGGTACGAAAGCCAGCGTGAAAACCCTCACTCCCGAGCAGGTCCGAGATGCGGGCGCGCAGGCCGTGCTTTCCAACGCCTACCACCTGTACCTTCAGCCGGGACCAGACATTGTGGATGAGGCCGGGGGTGTCGCCGCGTTTGAAAACTGGCACGGGCCGACCTATACCGACTCGGGTGGCTTCCAGGTGATGAGCCTGGGAGTGGGCTTCAAAAAAGTCCTGGCCATGAGCACCGAAGGCCTGAAAGAACACGATATCCGCGCCCGTGGCAAAGACCGCTGGGCCCACGTGGATGAAGAAGGTGTGAACTTCCGCAGCGTGATCGATGGTTCCAAGCACCGCTTCACCCCGGAAATATCCATGCAGATTCAGCACCAGCTCGGCGCGGACATCATGTTCGCCTTCGACGAGCTCACCACCCTGCTGGATACCCGTCTTTACCAGGAACAATCGGTCGAACGCACCCACCGCTGGGCCCAACGATGCCTCGACGAACATGATCGCTTGACCCGCGCGCGCGTCGATAAGCCCCTGCAAAGTCTGTGGGGCGTGGTGCAGGGGGCGCAGTACGAGGACCTGAGGCGTCAGGCAGCCCGCGGGCTTGTGGAACTGAGCGATGCCGCGGAGGCCGAGGGGCGTCGCGGGTTCGGCGGGTACGGCATTGGTGGAGCACTGGAAAAGGAAAACCTGGGCACCATTGTCAGCTGGGTGTGTGACGAACTTCCCGAGCTGAAACCCCGCCACCTCCTGGGCATTTCCGAACCCGACGACCTGTTTGTTGCCGTCGAAGCAGGTGCCGATACGTTCGACTGCGTGGCACCAACCCGGTTGGGGCGTCGCGGCGGCGTGTACACCCTTGACGGGCGCATCAACCTGACCAACGCGCGGTTCACCCGTGACTTCACGCCCATTGACGCGGAACTTGGCGGCTACGTGTCCGAAAACTACACGCGCGCTTACATTCATCACCTGCTCAAAGCCAAGGAATTCCTTGCCGGAACGCTATGCACCCTGCACAATCTGCACTTCATGATCGGGCTGGTGGATAAAATCCGCTGGTCCATCGACAACGGCGACTACGAAGCCTTCCGTGACGACTTCCTCGGGCGGTACTACGCCACGGGCGGGCGCGCGCAGTAA
- a CDS encoding queuosine precursor transporter, with the protein MPDIPGPIPSTPPHNSTSNSTVRSIPVQRSYYPILLALFVVVFIISNVTATKGVALGPLITDGAFFLFPIAYVIGDVLSECYGFAATRRAIWTGFAAMMLAVASFYIAIALPSAPFYEGQDAFSAALGLVPRIVVASLAGYLVGQLLNSYVLVHMKQRTGEKSLWARLLGSTVVGECGDTLVFCLIAAPVIGIASVGDTVNYTVVGFLWKTAVEVAVMPVTYAVIRFVKNHEGY; encoded by the coding sequence ATGCCTGACATACCCGGCCCGATACCCAGCACCCCGCCGCACAACAGCACTTCAAACTCCACTGTGAGGTCAATTCCAGTACAGCGCAGCTACTATCCCATACTTCTTGCGCTGTTTGTTGTCGTTTTCATCATCTCCAACGTCACGGCCACCAAAGGCGTGGCCTTGGGGCCACTGATTACCGATGGCGCGTTCTTCCTCTTCCCCATCGCCTACGTCATCGGCGACGTCCTCTCGGAATGCTACGGCTTTGCCGCAACTCGGCGCGCCATTTGGACGGGCTTTGCCGCCATGATGTTGGCAGTGGCATCGTTCTACATCGCCATCGCACTTCCGTCTGCACCTTTTTATGAGGGGCAAGACGCTTTTTCCGCAGCTCTGGGGCTGGTGCCGCGGATTGTCGTGGCGTCGTTAGCCGGGTATCTGGTGGGGCAATTGCTGAACTCCTACGTGCTGGTTCATATGAAGCAGCGTACCGGGGAGAAAAGCCTGTGGGCTCGGTTGCTGGGGTCCACCGTAGTCGGGGAATGTGGTGACACCCTGGTGTTTTGCCTCATTGCAGCACCTGTTATTGGGATTGCCAGCGTGGGCGACACGGTAAATTACACGGTGGTGGGGTTTCTGTGGAAAACCGCTGTTGAGGTCGCTGTCATGCCAGTCACCTACGCGGTGATTCGGTTTGTGAAAAACCACGAGGGCTACTGA
- a CDS encoding Ig-like domain-containing protein translates to MTALSLVAGFLVAPPTAQADVNTGIKVTDLKLTASDQNGNPLNNNAMITRDTAARLDFNWDASGTRVKSGDTFTIDLPEQFQSWRNYEKHPLVVDHNGQSVQVGDCNSETKTINCVFNDKVDELNADGYRGIEGSGWAVFKVLGEHEGPAIDFVVNGEKTAVDLPGGKIPGIPGDYFNMGFGKMAAYLGPNTDSITWDINFNSTHVKNLLKDTPQALTVDGKTSQTITFEDILGPGQKFNPNTGNFQLMIRNSKNHPANILKPLAFVSGAKDKVVTEYGDFTIAFDRKNDQEGTFTLTGPWAEDTNYKIVYTALPDSADGRAVADHAYYNESTIKGSTQKAHFSRQFSRSFDVTARLLPGFGGLEVTKKVANDPQNKVPAESEYIVNIEYTLPNNTTASNYPTWTPVGTLNDAKTGGTASMTVKANEAKRFTGQFPTGTTVKLTEERSTLPNGIQWRDPEFTVNGKSADTFTVEELKHASVELTNEVARIDVSPLPNPDQNDPTNPDNPTDPVNPINPTDPTDPNKPDNNNGSSGNGSSGAGSATGSSRGSSISGSSVSPWWLLLGIAPLLMFLPPHVLKHFQPSNNAQVPAQAPVKQGPRKG, encoded by the coding sequence GTGACTGCATTGTCACTCGTAGCTGGTTTCTTGGTCGCTCCTCCCACTGCGCAAGCGGATGTCAACACTGGAATTAAGGTGACCGATCTGAAGCTGACGGCTTCGGATCAAAACGGCAACCCGCTCAACAACAACGCGATGATTACTCGTGACACCGCAGCACGTCTGGACTTCAACTGGGATGCCTCTGGAACGCGTGTGAAGTCTGGGGATACTTTCACCATTGATCTTCCTGAGCAGTTCCAGAGCTGGCGTAACTACGAAAAGCACCCCCTTGTTGTTGACCACAATGGTCAAAGCGTGCAGGTGGGTGACTGCAACAGCGAGACAAAGACCATCAACTGCGTTTTCAATGACAAGGTTGATGAGCTGAATGCAGACGGTTACCGCGGCATTGAAGGCTCAGGCTGGGCCGTGTTCAAGGTGCTCGGTGAGCACGAAGGCCCCGCCATTGACTTTGTAGTCAACGGTGAGAAGACCGCCGTTGACCTTCCCGGCGGCAAAATCCCCGGCATTCCTGGTGATTACTTCAACATGGGCTTTGGCAAGATGGCTGCCTACCTCGGCCCGAACACCGATAGCATCACCTGGGACATCAACTTCAACTCCACTCACGTGAAGAACCTGCTGAAGGACACCCCTCAAGCATTGACTGTGGACGGCAAGACCTCCCAGACCATCACTTTTGAAGACATCCTGGGCCCCGGCCAGAAGTTCAACCCGAATACTGGCAACTTCCAGCTGATGATCCGCAACAGCAAGAACCACCCCGCCAACATCCTGAAGCCTCTGGCTTTTGTGAGCGGTGCCAAGGACAAAGTGGTCACCGAATACGGCGACTTCACCATCGCTTTCGACCGCAAGAATGACCAGGAAGGTACCTTCACCCTCACTGGCCCGTGGGCAGAAGACACGAACTACAAGATCGTGTACACCGCCCTGCCGGATTCCGCCGATGGTCGCGCAGTTGCCGACCACGCTTACTACAACGAATCCACCATCAAGGGAAGTACCCAGAAGGCTCACTTCTCCCGCCAGTTCAGCCGATCCTTCGACGTGACTGCTAGGTTGCTGCCTGGTTTCGGTGGCCTGGAAGTGACCAAGAAGGTCGCCAATGACCCGCAGAACAAGGTTCCGGCCGAGTCCGAGTACATCGTGAACATCGAGTACACCCTGCCGAACAACACCACTGCATCGAACTACCCGACCTGGACCCCAGTGGGCACCCTGAACGATGCGAAGACCGGCGGTACTGCCTCCATGACAGTGAAGGCCAATGAAGCTAAGCGCTTCACCGGCCAGTTCCCCACCGGAACCACCGTCAAACTGACAGAAGAAAGGTCAACCCTCCCGAACGGCATCCAGTGGCGTGACCCTGAGTTCACCGTTAACGGCAAGAGCGCCGATACCTTCACGGTGGAAGAGCTGAAGCACGCTTCCGTGGAGCTGACCAACGAAGTCGCACGCATCGACGTCAGCCCGCTGCCGAACCCGGATCAGAATGATCCCACCAATCCGGACAACCCCACCGATCCGGTCAACCCAATCAACCCGACCGATCCGACGGACCCGAATAAGCCGGACAACAACAATGGTTCCTCTGGTAACGGTTCCTCCGGTGCTGGTTCCGCCACTGGTAGCTCCCGTGGATCCAGCATCTCGGGTAGCTCCGTCTCCCCGTGGTGGCTGCTCCTGGGTATTGCCCCGCTGCTGATGTTCCTTCCTCCGCACGTGCTGAAGCACTTCCAGCCCAGCAACAACGCGCAGGTTCCGGCACAGGCACCGGTCAAGCAAGGACCCCGTAAGGGATAG
- the gluQRS gene encoding tRNA glutamyl-Q(34) synthetase GluQRS, with protein MVGMSGAGRYAPSPSGDLHYGNLRTALLAWLWARSTGRDFRMRVDDIDTQRSSATSAERQLADLAALGIDWDGEVLYQHDRFDAYANTLRHLEQRGLVYECYCSRREIQEAARAPHAVPGSYPGTCRSLDDATRAQRRANLAAAGRVPALRLRADVTQWTVHDFFAGDYTGDVDDMVLRRGGQAPDWAYNLAVVVDDAFQGVDQVVRGRDLLSSAPRQAYLAGLLGIEAPDYVHVPLVLGPTGRRLAKRDGAVTLREMLHDATPGEVVSRLAASLGFGQVSSAAELLEVFDPAALSGEDYVWG; from the coding sequence ATGGTGGGCATGTCTGGAGCTGGACGTTACGCGCCGTCGCCAAGTGGTGACCTGCATTATGGAAACCTTCGCACCGCCTTGCTGGCCTGGTTGTGGGCGCGCAGCACTGGCCGCGATTTTCGGATGCGGGTGGATGACATTGATACGCAGCGCTCCTCGGCTACAAGCGCCGAACGTCAGCTGGCGGACCTTGCGGCGCTGGGCATTGATTGGGACGGCGAGGTGCTGTACCAACACGACCGCTTCGATGCCTACGCCAACACCCTCAGACACCTTGAGCAACGCGGACTGGTGTACGAATGCTACTGCTCCCGGCGCGAAATTCAGGAAGCCGCCCGCGCCCCGCACGCCGTGCCTGGCTCCTACCCAGGAACCTGCCGCTCGCTTGACGACGCCACCCGTGCCCAGCGCCGCGCTAACCTCGCCGCTGCGGGGCGCGTGCCCGCGCTACGACTTCGTGCCGACGTGACGCAGTGGACCGTGCACGATTTTTTCGCGGGTGACTACACCGGCGACGTGGATGACATGGTGCTTCGCCGCGGCGGGCAGGCTCCGGATTGGGCGTACAACCTGGCCGTGGTGGTCGACGATGCATTTCAGGGCGTTGACCAGGTGGTTCGTGGCAGGGACCTGCTTTCCTCCGCGCCCCGGCAGGCGTATCTCGCGGGCCTTCTGGGTATTGAGGCTCCGGATTATGTGCATGTGCCGCTGGTGCTCGGCCCCACGGGGCGCAGGCTGGCCAAACGCGACGGTGCCGTTACACTCCGCGAAATGCTTCACGACGCCACGCCAGGGGAGGTTGTCTCCCGGCTTGCTGCGTCTTTGGGTTTCGGGCAGGTGAGTTCTGCGGCGGAATTGCTAGAGGTGTTCGATCCGGCCGCGCTGAGCGGGGAGGATTATGTGTGGGGGTAG